One region of Rhodophyticola sp. CCM32 genomic DNA includes:
- the gatB gene encoding Asp-tRNA(Asn)/Glu-tRNA(Gln) amidotransferase subunit GatB, with protein sequence MLDLTYDLPKPKTISGARQDWELVIGMEVHAQVASDAKLFSGASTSFGAEPNSNVAFVDAGMPGMLPVINEFCVEQAVRTGLGLNAEIHLRSAFDRKNYFYPDLPQGYQISQLYHPIVGEGDVLVEMGDGTARPVRIERIHLEQDAGKLIHDMDPAMSFVDLNRTGVALMEIVSRPDIRGPEEAAAYVTKLRQILRYLGTCDGNMQNGNLRADVNVSVCAPGQYEKYQATQDFDHLGTRCEIKNMNSLRFIQQAIEVEAKRQIAILEAGGKIDQETRLYDPDKGETRSMRSKEEAHDYRYFPCPDLLPLEIEQAWVDEIEASLPELPDARKARFIDDFGLSDYDASVLTADTDSAAYFEAVAAESDGKLAANWVTNELFGRLKKEDHDITASPVSPAQLAGIITLITAGDISGKIAKDLFEIVYTEGGDPAEIVEARGMKQVTDTGAIEAAVDEIIATNPAQVEKAKQNPKLAGWFVGQVMKATGGKANPKAVNQIVSDKLGL encoded by the coding sequence ATGCTTGATTTGACCTATGATCTGCCCAAACCCAAAACCATCTCCGGTGCCAGGCAGGATTGGGAACTTGTGATCGGGATGGAGGTTCACGCCCAGGTTGCCTCCGACGCCAAGCTGTTTTCCGGCGCCTCCACCTCATTCGGGGCCGAACCCAATTCCAATGTGGCCTTTGTCGATGCGGGCATGCCCGGCATGTTGCCGGTGATCAATGAATTCTGCGTCGAACAGGCGGTGCGCACCGGCCTTGGCCTGAATGCAGAGATCCACCTGCGCTCGGCCTTCGACCGCAAGAATTATTTCTATCCCGACCTGCCCCAGGGCTATCAGATCAGCCAGCTTTATCATCCGATCGTGGGCGAAGGCGATGTGCTGGTCGAGATGGGCGATGGCACCGCGCGTCCTGTGCGGATCGAGCGGATTCATCTGGAACAGGATGCGGGCAAACTGATCCATGACATGGACCCGGCCATGTCCTTTGTCGATCTGAACCGCACCGGTGTGGCACTGATGGAGATCGTCTCCCGCCCTGACATCCGCGGCCCGGAAGAGGCGGCGGCCTATGTCACCAAACTGCGGCAGATCCTGCGTTATCTGGGCACCTGTGACGGCAATATGCAAAACGGCAATCTGCGCGCCGATGTGAATGTCTCTGTCTGCGCCCCCGGCCAGTATGAAAAATATCAGGCGACCCAGGATTTCGATCATCTGGGCACACGCTGCGAAATCAAGAACATGAACTCCCTGCGGTTCATCCAGCAGGCCATCGAGGTGGAGGCCAAACGCCAGATCGCGATACTGGAGGCAGGCGGCAAGATTGATCAGGAAACCCGTCTCTACGACCCGGACAAGGGCGAAACCCGGTCCATGCGCTCCAAGGAAGAGGCGCATGACTATCGCTATTTCCCCTGCCCCGATCTGCTGCCGCTGGAGATTGAACAGGCCTGGGTTGATGAGATCGAAGCCTCCCTGCCAGAGCTTCCCGATGCCAGGAAGGCCCGTTTCATAGATGATTTCGGGCTCAGCGATTATGACGCCTCGGTGCTGACCGCCGACACGGATTCCGCCGCCTATTTTGAGGCAGTGGCCGCCGAAAGCGACGGCAAGCTGGCCGCCAACTGGGTGACCAATGAATTGTTCGGCAGGCTGAAAAAGGAAGATCACGATATCACCGCATCGCCCGTCAGCCCGGCGCAGCTGGCCGGTATCATCACCCTGATCACCGCCGGTGACATCTCGGGCAAGATCGCCAAGGACCTGTTCGAGATTGTCTATACCGAAGGCGGCGACCCGGCGGAAATCGTCGAGGCGCGCGGCATGAAACAGGTCACCGATACCGGCGCGATCGAGGCCGCGGTGGACGAGATCATCGCCACCAATCCGGCACAGGTCGAGAAAGCCAAACAGAACCCGAAACTCGCGGGCTGGTTTGTGGGTCAGGTGATGAAAGCCACCGGCGGCAAGGCCAACCCGAAAGCGGTGAACCAGATCGTGAGCGATAAGCTGGGCCTGTGA
- a CDS encoding GNAT family N-acetyltransferase encodes MTDHRASSMEFDIRPADWAGFSAVMGEKGGCGGCWCMIWRLSKSEMDAGLGDGNRRAMKALFAAGEVPGLVAYHNAVAIGWIQVDRRAAFPRLDRSRVLKPVDDLPVWSVSCFLVDKRFRRKGLSTALLNAACDFAKGQGARMIEGYPIDSPKKSYPPVYAWTGFMGTYRKAGFVEVARRSDTRPIMRKPLA; translated from the coding sequence ATGACAGATCACCGGGCCTCTTCAATGGAATTTGACATTCGCCCCGCCGATTGGGCCGGGTTCAGCGCCGTGATGGGCGAGAAAGGCGGCTGTGGCGGGTGCTGGTGCATGATCTGGCGGCTGTCGAAATCCGAGATGGATGCCGGTCTGGGGGATGGCAACCGCAGGGCGATGAAGGCGCTGTTTGCGGCGGGTGAGGTGCCGGGGCTTGTGGCCTATCACAACGCTGTTGCCATTGGCTGGATACAGGTGGACAGGCGCGCCGCCTTCCCAAGGCTTGACCGGTCGCGGGTGTTGAAACCGGTTGATGACCTGCCGGTCTGGAGTGTGTCCTGCTTTCTGGTGGACAAGCGGTTTCGGCGCAAGGGTCTGTCGACCGCCCTGCTGAACGCGGCCTGCGATTTTGCCAAAGGGCAGGGGGCCAGGATGATCGAAGGGTATCCGATCGACAGCCCGAAAAAGAGCTACCCGCCGGTCTATGCCTGGACCGGGTTCATGGGCACCTATCGCAAGGCGGGCTTTGTGGAGGTCGCACGGCGATCAGACACACGGCCGATCATGCGCAAACCGCTGGCCTGA
- a CDS encoding CvpA family protein has product MDGFTIIDGVVAAVIVISAILAYSRGFVREIMAIAGWVIAAIVAFIFAPNAFPLVREIPYVGDFIGDSNELGIIVAFAGVFAIALVIVSIFTPLFSTAIQRSVLGGLDAGLGFLFGVARGVLLVVVALVVYDRVAGDQAVPMVDDSRTAQIFARLKDRIEAQIPSDAPGWILDRYDELINSTDAATEEAAPVETPPVATDN; this is encoded by the coding sequence ATGGACGGCTTCACAATCATCGACGGCGTTGTTGCAGCCGTTATCGTGATCTCGGCCATTCTGGCCTATTCCCGTGGCTTCGTGCGCGAAATCATGGCCATCGCCGGATGGGTCATCGCCGCGATTGTCGCCTTCATCTTTGCCCCGAATGCCTTTCCCCTGGTCCGTGAAATTCCGTATGTGGGGGATTTCATCGGGGACAGCAACGAACTTGGGATCATCGTCGCCTTTGCCGGTGTCTTTGCAATCGCCCTGGTGATCGTGTCGATTTTCACACCGCTGTTCTCCACCGCGATCCAGCGGTCGGTTCTGGGGGGGCTGGATGCCGGGCTGGGGTTTCTGTTCGGGGTCGCGCGCGGGGTGTTGCTGGTGGTCGTGGCGCTGGTTGTCTACGACCGGGTTGCAGGCGATCAGGCGGTGCCGATGGTTGATGACAGCCGGACGGCACAGATTTTCGCCCGGCTGAAAGATCGGATCGAAGCGCAGATTCCAAGTGATGCCCCGGGCTGGATTCTGGACCGGTATGACGAGTTGATCAACTCCACCGATGCCGCCACCGAAGAGGCAGCACCGGTCGAAACACCCCCGGTGGCCACCGACAATTAG
- a CDS encoding lytic transglycosylase domain-containing protein, which produces MGWRDTFYVIFLGVLPGVTLAQDAPVIAPDLAASDLVIGSMTLSTPSEPFDEISALAPGLSPLPMAREDWTLPALAWDGQPDGPGWSLAVMSALRGPGAELMDVVPGDITSWCPGYEAGDRAQRAAFWAGLVSALAWHESSWRPRAVGGGGRWFGLVQIAPGTARWRNCEVRSGQALLDGPANLRCGITIMAATVTRDRVISEGMRGLAVDWGPFHSRRKQEEMQSWVRRQAYCRPPTRPHIRPAGLVPRPVTPLPRPDQGHAVPNAVVD; this is translated from the coding sequence ATGGGGTGGCGCGATACGTTTTACGTGATTTTTCTTGGGGTTTTGCCCGGGGTCACCCTTGCTCAGGATGCACCGGTGATTGCCCCGGATCTGGCCGCGTCTGATCTGGTCATCGGTTCCATGACGCTGTCCACCCCGTCCGAGCCTTTTGATGAGATCAGCGCGCTTGCACCGGGTCTCAGCCCCCTGCCCATGGCGCGTGAGGATTGGACGCTTCCGGCCTTGGCCTGGGATGGGCAACCCGATGGCCCGGGGTGGAGCCTGGCAGTGATGTCAGCCCTGCGCGGGCCGGGGGCCGAGCTGATGGATGTGGTGCCCGGCGATATCACAAGCTGGTGCCCGGGATATGAGGCCGGCGACCGGGCGCAACGGGCCGCGTTCTGGGCCGGGCTGGTATCGGCACTGGCCTGGCATGAAAGTTCCTGGCGACCCCGCGCTGTCGGCGGGGGCGGACGCTGGTTCGGGCTGGTGCAGATTGCGCCGGGCACTGCGCGCTGGCGCAATTGCGAGGTCAGGTCGGGGCAGGCGCTTCTGGACGGGCCTGCCAACCTGCGCTGTGGCATCACGATTATGGCGGCCACGGTGACCCGGGATCGGGTGATCTCTGAAGGGATGCGCGGGCTGGCGGTCGATTGGGGGCCGTTCCATTCCCGCCGCAAACAGGAAGAGATGCAAAGCTGGGTGCGGCGGCAGGCCTATTGCCGCCCGCCGACACGGCCGCATATCCGGCCTGCAGGGCTGGTGCCAAGGCCGGTGACGCCGCTGCCCCGACCGGATCAGGGCCACGCAGTTCCAAACGCTGTCGTCGACTAA
- a CDS encoding paraquat-inducible protein A, with translation MLLIVNLFLLILFPISWFAPLMRAGLLPLFGLDEISVLSGIGALWEDETLLAILVVFFALVAPISKTIALAFIHAGRLAERWLPLTAALGKLAMADVFLIALYIVLAKGVSVGRVETAWGLWLFTGCILASLAVSLWTSHLVKQGRLG, from the coding sequence GTGTTGCTTATCGTCAATCTGTTCCTGCTGATCCTGTTCCCGATCTCGTGGTTTGCACCATTGATGCGGGCGGGTCTGCTGCCGCTGTTCGGGCTGGATGAAATCTCGGTCCTGTCCGGCATTGGCGCCCTTTGGGAGGATGAAACGCTGTTGGCCATACTGGTGGTGTTTTTCGCCCTGGTGGCGCCGATCAGCAAGACCATCGCACTGGCATTCATCCATGCGGGGCGTCTGGCCGAACGCTGGCTGCCGTTGACCGCGGCGCTTGGCAAGCTGGCCATGGCAGATGTGTTTCTGATCGCGCTTTATATCGTGCTGGCCAAAGGGGTCAGCGTCGGCCGGGTGGAAACCGCCTGGGGGCTCTGGCTGTTCACCGGCTGCATTCTGGCCTCGCTGGCGGTCAGCCTGTGGACCAGCCATCTGGTCAAGCAGGGCCGGCTCGGCTAA
- the radA gene encoding DNA repair protein RadA, translated as MAKPVTRFVCSACGSVTQKWAGRCENCGEWNTIAEEAPLSAGPGKSLGVVKGRAMVLSDLTTEEAPPPRQSAAMAELDRVLGGGLVPASACLVGGDPGIGKSTLLLQAAASFARTGLKVIYVSGEEATAQVRMRAQRLGLSDAAVKLAAETNLRDILTTLDAERPDLVIIDSIQTMWLDTVESAPGSVSQVRAAAHELVTFAKKRGVAVMLVGHVTKEGQIAGPRVVEHMVDTVLYFEGERGHQFRILRAVKNRFGPADEIGVFEMTGTGLAEVPNPSALFLSDRDKPAPGSVVFAGIEGTRPVLVEIQALVAPSSLSQPRRAVVGWDSGRLSMILAVLEARVGISFQGLDVYLNIAGGMRVSEPAADLAVAAALLSAREDAAIPPHCVVFGELSLSGALRPVAQAENRLKEARKLGFSQAMVPEGCKTGDGAGMDLMPMADLTRFVGDVFGAA; from the coding sequence ATGGCCAAACCCGTCACCCGTTTTGTCTGTTCCGCCTGTGGCAGCGTCACCCAGAAATGGGCCGGGCGCTGCGAAAACTGTGGCGAATGGAATACCATCGCCGAGGAAGCGCCGCTTTCCGCCGGGCCGGGCAAATCCCTTGGTGTGGTCAAGGGCCGGGCCATGGTGCTAAGCGATCTGACCACCGAAGAAGCACCACCCCCCCGCCAGAGCGCGGCCATGGCCGAGTTGGACCGGGTGCTGGGCGGCGGGCTGGTTCCGGCCTCGGCCTGTCTGGTGGGCGGCGACCCGGGGATCGGGAAATCAACGCTGCTGTTGCAGGCGGCGGCCAGTTTCGCGCGGACCGGGCTGAAGGTCATCTATGTCTCGGGGGAAGAGGCCACAGCCCAGGTGCGGATGCGCGCTCAGCGGCTTGGCCTGTCCGACGCCGCTGTAAAACTTGCCGCTGAAACCAATCTGCGCGACATCCTGACCACGCTGGATGCGGAACGCCCGGATCTGGTGATCATCGATTCGATCCAGACCATGTGGCTGGACACGGTGGAAAGCGCCCCCGGCTCGGTCAGCCAGGTGCGCGCGGCGGCCCATGAACTGGTCACCTTTGCCAAGAAACGCGGTGTGGCGGTGATGCTGGTGGGCCATGTGACCAAGGAAGGCCAGATCGCGGGGCCGCGTGTGGTTGAACATATGGTCGACACGGTGCTGTATTTCGAAGGCGAACGCGGCCATCAGTTTCGCATCCTGCGCGCGGTGAAAAACCGGTTCGGCCCGGCTGATGAGATCGGCGTTTTCGAGATGACCGGCACAGGTCTGGCCGAGGTGCCAAACCCGTCAGCCCTGTTCCTGTCAGACCGTGACAAACCCGCCCCCGGTTCGGTGGTGTTTGCCGGTATCGAAGGCACCCGCCCGGTTCTGGTGGAAATTCAGGCGCTTGTGGCGCCCTCCTCTCTCAGCCAGCCGCGCCGGGCGGTGGTGGGCTGGGACAGTGGCCGCCTGTCGATGATCCTGGCAGTGCTTGAGGCGCGTGTCGGCATCTCGTTTCAGGGGCTTGATGTCTATCTGAATATCGCCGGCGGCATGCGGGTCTCCGAACCGGCGGCCGATCTGGCCGTTGCCGCCGCCCTTCTGTCCGCCCGGGAGGATGCCGCAATTCCGCCACATTGTGTGGTATTCGGGGAACTGAGTCTCTCTGGCGCGCTGCGTCCGGTGGCTCAGGCGGAAAACAGGTTGAAAGAGGCCCGGAAACTTGGTTTTTCACAGGCCATGGTGCCCGAGGGGTGTAAAACCGGCGACGGGGCCGGGATGGACCTGATGCCCATGGCCGATCTGACCCGTTTTGTGGGCGATGTGTTCGGGGCCGCGTAA
- a CDS encoding transglycosylase SLT domain-containing protein has product MHRFLCGIVLSISLAGLAGCVAATPDMSSSNMSPPMRWDFRPEGALWTEASMEMLEGDAAVLTRIVPNDIRTWCPAYPEASVQERAAFWAGLLSALAHHESTWRPEAVGGGGRWFGLVQIAPATARGYGCSARSGAALQEGSANLQCALRIWSTTVPRDGVISAGGDGIAADWGPMVMRSKREEMQTWTRQQSYCQG; this is encoded by the coding sequence ATGCATCGTTTCCTGTGTGGGATCGTCTTATCCATAAGTCTTGCGGGGCTGGCCGGATGTGTGGCCGCGACGCCGGATATGTCGTCAAGCAATATGAGCCCGCCAATGCGCTGGGATTTCCGCCCCGAAGGCGCGTTATGGACCGAGGCGTCGATGGAGATGCTGGAGGGGGATGCCGCCGTGCTGACCCGGATTGTGCCCAATGATATCCGCACCTGGTGCCCGGCATATCCCGAGGCCAGCGTGCAGGAGCGGGCGGCGTTCTGGGCCGGGCTGTTATCGGCTCTGGCCCATCACGAAAGCACCTGGCGCCCCGAGGCGGTTGGCGGCGGTGGCCGCTGGTTCGGTCTGGTGCAGATCGCGCCTGCAACAGCAAGGGGATATGGTTGTTCCGCGCGCAGTGGCGCGGCCCTTCAGGAGGGGTCGGCGAACCTGCAATGTGCGCTTCGGATCTGGTCAACCACGGTGCCGCGGGATGGGGTGATCTCCGCCGGTGGTGACGGGATCGCGGCCGATTGGGGGCCGATGGTGATGCGTTCGAAACGCGAAGAAATGCAGACATGGACCCGTCAGCAAAGCTATTGCCAGGGCTGA
- a CDS encoding ABC transporter ATP-binding protein, which translates to MIELDDVHKSFGAKQVLRGVDLSLVRGQSLVIIGGSGTGKSVLLKSILGLIRHDSGTIRFEGEDIRKTDRDAFLARFGMLFQGAALFDSLTVWQNVAFRLLRGSLKRPVAEAREIAVEKLRRVGLNPDVAELFPSELSGGMQKRVGLARAIAAEPDVIFFDEPTTGLDPIMAGVINALIREIVVEMGATAMTITHDMSSVRAIADRVAMLHDGVVKWEGPVAGMDAAPDPYLHQFITGAAEGPIEAVR; encoded by the coding sequence ATGATCGAGCTTGACGATGTTCATAAATCCTTTGGCGCCAAGCAGGTGCTGCGCGGCGTCGACCTGAGCCTTGTGCGCGGCCAGAGCCTGGTGATCATCGGCGGGTCCGGCACCGGCAAATCGGTTCTGCTGAAATCCATCCTTGGCCTGATCCGCCATGACAGCGGCACGATCCGTTTCGAGGGTGAGGATATCCGCAAGACCGACCGCGATGCGTTTCTGGCGCGTTTCGGGATGCTGTTTCAGGGCGCCGCGCTGTTTGACAGTCTGACGGTCTGGCAGAATGTGGCCTTCCGGCTGTTGCGCGGCTCTTTGAAGCGACCGGTGGCCGAGGCCCGCGAGATTGCGGTTGAGAAACTGCGCCGCGTGGGGCTGAACCCGGATGTGGCAGAGCTGTTCCCGTCTGAATTGTCCGGCGGCATGCAGAAACGGGTTGGGCTGGCGCGCGCCATCGCCGCGGAACCGGATGTGATTTTCTTTGACGAACCGACCACCGGGCTTGACCCGATCATGGCCGGTGTCATCAACGCGCTGATCCGTGAGATCGTGGTCGAGATGGGCGCCACGGCGATGACCATCACCCATGACATGTCATCGGTGCGTGCCATCGCCGACCGGGTTGCGATGCTCCATGACGGGGTGGTGAAATGGGAAGGCCCGGTGGCCGGGATGGATGCGGCACCTGACCCTTATCTGCACCAGTTCATCACCGGCGCGGCGGAGGGGCCGATCGAGGCGGTGCGCTAG
- a CDS encoding lysophospholipid acyltransferase family protein, producing the protein MNIAARTDPLIAERAPWLFSGRPGTAFARAALNHILGYHRTLRLGDALTTLPMPQIMDHLAQMIAQNVTARGLAHIPVTGPALIVANHPTGIADGIILHHLICKRRPDAFIMANADILRVLPQMEELILPVEWRPERRGHAKTRGTMQGLHRALDTGRIGVIFPAGRLAKRRGLRLHERPWMRSAAMIARKFDLSVIPVHIRARNSALFYAFDALHPTLRDITLFHETLNKARQPFRVTIGRPVPPGELACDSAEAIVQLRNYTLALAGHMPAVSLTRACRPVFGQSST; encoded by the coding sequence ATGAATATCGCAGCCCGCACCGACCCGCTGATCGCCGAGCGCGCGCCCTGGCTGTTTTCCGGGCGGCCCGGGACCGCCTTTGCCCGCGCAGCGCTCAACCATATTCTGGGCTATCACCGCACGCTCCGGCTTGGCGATGCGCTCACCACATTGCCGATGCCACAGATCATGGACCATCTGGCACAGATGATCGCCCAGAATGTCACCGCCCGTGGCCTCGCCCATATCCCCGTAACCGGCCCGGCGCTGATTGTGGCCAATCACCCCACCGGCATCGCCGATGGCATTATCCTGCATCACCTGATCTGCAAGCGGCGGCCGGATGCCTTCATTATGGCCAATGCCGATATCCTGCGGGTCCTGCCGCAGATGGAAGAGTTGATCCTGCCCGTTGAATGGCGGCCCGAAAGGCGCGGGCATGCGAAAACCCGGGGCACGATGCAGGGCCTTCATCGCGCCCTGGATACAGGCCGGATCGGGGTGATCTTCCCTGCGGGCAGGCTTGCCAAACGCCGGGGCCTGCGGCTGCATGAACGCCCCTGGATGCGTTCGGCGGCGATGATCGCGCGGAAATTCGACCTGAGCGTTATCCCGGTGCATATCCGCGCCCGCAATTCAGCCCTGTTCTATGCCTTTGATGCGCTCCACCCCACCCTGCGCGACATCACGCTGTTCCATGAGACCCTGAACAAGGCCCGCCAGCCCTTTCGTGTCACCATCGGCCGGCCCGTTCCACCCGGTGAACTGGCCTGTGACAGCGCCGAGGCGATCGTTCAGTTGCGCAACTATACTCTGGCGCTGGCAGGCCACATGCCTGCTGTTTCGCTGACCCGGGCCTGCCGTCCCGTCTTTGGCCAGAGTTCGACCTGA
- a CDS encoding DUF1624 domain-containing protein, translated as MALDLARSAALLGMILYHFTFDLALFGYLPPDTAITGVWAAFAKLVAGSFLFLAGGSLWLAHGRGLLWPAFRRRLAMVGGAAALITVATYVAMPQSFIFFGILHSIAMCSVIGLAFLRLPGLLTLGCALGVLLLPQYARFELFNTPWFWWTGLGTIWPPTMDYEPIFPWAAPFLAGLGVARMLDRSGWLPRPAVPGAVQRVLAWPGRHSLAVYLVHQPVLIGLLWLVTQGTGKVP; from the coding sequence ATGGCGCTGGATCTGGCGCGGAGCGCGGCCCTGCTGGGGATGATCCTCTATCATTTCACCTTCGATCTGGCGCTGTTCGGGTATCTGCCGCCTGACACGGCCATCACCGGTGTCTGGGCGGCATTTGCCAAACTGGTGGCGGGGAGCTTTCTGTTTCTGGCGGGGGGGAGCCTGTGGCTGGCCCATGGGCGCGGGCTGCTCTGGCCCGCTTTCCGGCGGCGGCTGGCGATGGTGGGCGGCGCGGCGGCGCTGATCACGGTTGCGACTTATGTGGCGATGCCGCAAAGCTTTATTTTCTTTGGCATTTTACACTCCATCGCAATGTGCAGTGTGATCGGTCTGGCCTTTCTGCGCCTGCCGGGGTTGCTGACACTGGGATGTGCCCTGGGGGTGCTGCTGCTGCCGCAATATGCGCGGTTCGAGCTGTTCAATACGCCCTGGTTCTGGTGGACGGGCCTTGGCACCATCTGGCCCCCGACGATGGATTATGAGCCGATCTTTCCCTGGGCGGCGCCGTTTCTGGCAGGGCTGGGCGTGGCGCGGATGCTGGACCGGTCCGGCTGGCTGCCGCGCCCGGCGGTGCCCGGGGCGGTGCAGCGGGTGCTGGCCTGGCCGGGGCGGCATTCTCTGGCGGTCTATCTGGTTCACCAGCCGGTGCTGATCGGCCTGCTGTGGCTGGTGACACAGGGGACCGGCAAGGTGCCGTAG
- the purF gene encoding amidophosphoribosyltransferase — protein sequence MSHPTGAADARFPAHPFDPFDDDKLHEECGVFGVIGLTDAANFVALGLHALQHRGQEAGGIVAHHPDHGFNSARRFGYVRDNFTSHKVMETLPGPLAIGHVRYSTTGSKGNTAIRDVQPFFGEFAMGGAAIAHNGNIVNAEELRRELIGRGSIFQSSSDSECIIHLMARSYQKTIPERMKDALRRVEGAFSIVAMTRTKLIGVRDALGVRPLVLGRLGEGWVLSSETCALDIIGAEYVRDVEPGEMVVINGTGIESYMPFEPRKPRSCIFEHVYFSRPDSILGGRSVYETRRQIGVELAREAPVDADLVCPVPDSGTPAAIGFSQESGIPYAMGIIRNQYMGRTFIEPTEQIRNMGVRLKLNVNRALIRDKRVILVDDSVVRGTTSRKIKEMILDAGAAEVHFRIASPPTAWPCFYGVDTPEREKLLASTMSEEEMRAHLHVDSLRFISLDGLYRAVGEAKGRNTHAPQYCDACFTGDYPVRPTDMAAKGFEFCKEPAE from the coding sequence ATGAGCCACCCGACCGGCGCCGCTGACGCCCGTTTCCCCGCCCATCCCTTTGATCCGTTCGACGATGATAAATTGCACGAGGAATGCGGCGTTTTCGGCGTGATCGGCCTGACTGACGCAGCCAATTTCGTCGCCCTTGGCCTGCATGCGCTGCAACATCGCGGGCAAGAGGCCGGCGGGATCGTCGCCCACCACCCCGATCACGGCTTCAACTCCGCCCGGCGATTTGGCTATGTGCGGGACAATTTCACCTCCCACAAGGTGATGGAAACCCTGCCCGGGCCGCTTGCCATCGGTCATGTGCGCTATTCCACCACCGGGTCCAAGGGCAACACCGCGATCCGTGACGTGCAGCCGTTTTTCGGAGAGTTCGCCATGGGCGGGGCTGCCATTGCCCATAATGGCAATATCGTCAATGCCGAGGAATTGCGCCGCGAGCTGATCGGGCGCGGCTCGATCTTTCAAAGCTCAAGCGACAGTGAATGCATCATCCATCTGATGGCGCGCAGCTATCAAAAAACCATCCCTGAGCGGATGAAAGACGCCCTGCGCCGGGTCGAGGGCGCGTTTTCCATCGTTGCGATGACCCGGACCAAGCTGATCGGTGTGCGCGACGCGCTTGGCGTGCGGCCGCTGGTTCTGGGCCGCTTGGGCGAGGGTTGGGTGCTCAGCTCCGAGACCTGCGCGCTGGATATCATCGGCGCCGAGTATGTGCGTGATGTGGAACCCGGTGAAATGGTGGTGATCAACGGCACTGGCATCGAAAGCTATATGCCGTTCGAGCCGCGCAAACCGCGAAGCTGCATCTTCGAACATGTGTATTTCAGCCGCCCTGACAGCATCCTTGGCGGGCGGTCGGTGTATGAGACCCGCCGTCAGATCGGTGTGGAACTGGCCCGTGAGGCCCCGGTTGACGCCGATCTGGTCTGCCCCGTGCCCGACAGTGGCACACCGGCAGCGATCGGTTTCAGCCAGGAAAGCGGTATCCCCTATGCGATGGGGATCATCCGCAACCAGTATATGGGCCGGACCTTCATCGAGCCGACCGAACAGATCCGCAATATGGGTGTGCGTCTGAAGCTGAACGTGAACCGCGCGCTGATCCGCGACAAACGGGTGATCCTGGTGGATGACAGCGTGGTGCGCGGCACCACCAGCCGGAAGATCAAGGAGATGATCCTGGATGCGGGCGCCGCCGAGGTGCATTTCCGCATTGCCAGCCCGCCCACGGCCTGGCCCTGTTTCTACGGCGTCGACACGCCGGAGCGGGAGAAACTGCTGGCCTCGACCATGTCGGAAGAGGAAATGCGCGCCCATCTGCATGTGGATTCGCTGCGCTTCATCTCGCTGGATGGTCTTTACCGCGCCGTGGGCGAGGCCAAGGGCCGCAACACTCACGCCCCGCAATATTGTGACGCCTGTTTCACGGGCGACTACCCGGTCAGGCCCACGGATATGGCGGCCAAAGGGTTCGAGTTCTGCAAAGAACCGGCAGAATAG